From one Flavobacterium kingsejongi genomic stretch:
- a CDS encoding PLP-dependent cysteine synthase family protein, with product MKEEIKAYNNVLELIGNTPLIKLNKVTEGLEGNFYAKVEAFNPGHSTKDRIALYIIEEAEKRGILKPGDTIIETTSGNTGFSIAMVSIIKGYDCVLAVSSKSSRDKIDMLRSMGAKVYVCPAHVSADDERSYYNVAKRLHEETKGSVYINQYFNELNVDAHYKSTGPEIWEQTNGKITHLVACSGTGGTISGTARFLKEKNPNIRVLGVDAYGSVLKKYHETKEFDNDEIYPYRIEGLGKNLIPTATDFDVIDEFIKVTDEESAHVTREIAKKEGLFVGYTSGATIQAVRQYAEKGEFDKDSNVIIIFPDHGSRYMSKVFSDDWMNEQGFFDSVNVEEAQKIEFIK from the coding sequence ATGAAAGAAGAAATAAAAGCCTATAATAATGTTTTGGAATTAATAGGTAACACACCACTTATTAAACTGAACAAAGTTACAGAAGGATTAGAAGGAAATTTTTATGCGAAAGTAGAAGCCTTTAATCCCGGACATTCAACCAAAGACAGAATAGCTTTATATATCATTGAAGAAGCTGAAAAAAGAGGAATTCTAAAGCCGGGTGATACTATCATCGAAACGACTTCCGGAAACACAGGTTTCAGTATCGCAATGGTAAGTATTATTAAAGGTTATGATTGTGTTTTGGCGGTGAGTTCAAAATCATCAAGAGATAAAATTGATATGCTGAGAAGTATGGGGGCTAAAGTATATGTTTGCCCTGCACATGTTTCTGCCGATGATGAAAGATCGTATTACAATGTTGCTAAAAGGCTTCATGAAGAAACGAAAGGATCGGTTTACATCAACCAGTATTTTAATGAATTGAATGTCGATGCTCATTATAAATCTACAGGTCCGGAAATCTGGGAACAGACCAACGGAAAAATCACCCACCTTGTCGCGTGCAGCGGAACAGGAGGTACAATCTCCGGAACAGCACGTTTCTTAAAAGAAAAAAATCCAAATATAAGAGTTCTGGGCGTTGATGCTTATGGATCTGTACTGAAAAAATACCACGAGACCAAGGAGTTTGATAATGATGAAATCTATCCTTATCGAATTGAAGGTTTAGGGAAAAACCTAATTCCTACAGCTACCGATTTTGATGTTATTGATGAATTCATTAAAGTAACAGATGAAGAAAGCGCGCATGTAACTCGTGAGATAGCAAAAAAAGAAGGTTTATTCGTAGGATATACCAGTGGTGCAACGATACAGGCTGTACGTCAATATGCTGAAAAAGGAGAATTTGATAAAGATAGCAATGTAATTATTATCTTCCCGGATCACGGTTCCCGATACATGAGCAAAGTATTTAGCGATGACTGGATGAATGAGCAAGGTTTCTTTGACAGTGTAAATGTAGAAGAAGCACAAAAAATAGAATTTATAAAGTAA